In Streptacidiphilus sp. P02-A3a, the DNA window CGGGCTGTGGTCGGCCACGGGGGACGACTACGTGGCGGTCGCGTGGATCACCGCGCGCAGGGAGGCGGAGGTGCGGTCGATGTGCTGGGCGAGGAGTTCGGCGGCTGCGGCCGCGTCGCGGGAGAGGACGACGTCCAGCAGTTCCTGGTGTTCCCGGGCCACGTTGCGTTCGTAGTCGTGGCCGACCGGGCGCGACCAGCGGCGGTAGATCGCGGCGGCGTCGCGCAGGTTCGTGGCGACGGCCAGCAGGCGGTCGTTTCCGCATCCCTCCAGGAGCGCCTGGTGGAAGCGCTCGTGCACGGCGAACCAGTCGCCGCTGACGTGGCCGTCGGGCAGGATGGCCGGGGTGCTGGCCAGGTGGTGGTGGGCGGCGACGGCTGAGGACTCCCACTGGATGTCCCCTCGCTCGACCGAGCGGCGCAGCACCATGGACTCGATCTCGGTGCGGGCCTCGGTGAGTTCGTTGAGGTGTTTGAGCGACAGGGCGATCACACTGAAGCCCTGCTGGGGCGCGGCGGTGACCAGGCCCTGTTCGGACAGGCGGGTCAGCGCCTCGCGGATGACGGACTGGCTGACCCCGAACCGTTCCGCGAGCTCGACCAGCCGCAGGCGCTGCCCGGGGTCCAGCTCGCCGTGGAAGATCTCCTCGCGGATCTGCGCGTGGACCGCGCCCGCCCGTGTCGCCTTCTCTCCCGCCATGGCGTACAGGTTAGCAGATAACCGCCAGATGGAGAGATTAGCGTTAATCCATTGCCTTCTCGCTAAGTTGTGTGAACACTACGGTGCATACGCCGAGGCGTTGCACACCGAACACGACTACAGCGGGAGACACAGATGCGCGTGGCCAACATCGACGGACGGCTGGCCCTGGGCCGCGCCGACGGCTACCTCGACGTGGCCGGTGCGAGCGGGGGCCGCTTCGGACCGGATCCGCAGGCGGCGTTCGCCGACTGGGACGCCTTCGCCCGCTGGGCCCAGGAGTACCTGGCGGCCGCTCCGGACGACCCCGCGACCAGCCTCGACCCGGGTGCGGGAGCCGTCCGGGGAGCACCGGTGCCCCGCCCGGCCCAGGTGTTCGCCATCGGCCTGAACTACCGCGACCATGTGGCCGAGGCCGGGCTGCAGATCCCGGAGGAACCGGCTGTCTTCACCAAGTTCCCCACCTCGCTCACCGGCCATGGGCAGAGCGTCACCCTGCCGGAGGGGCTGGTGGACTGGGAGGCCGAGCTGGTGCTGGTCATCGGCCGCCACTGCCACCGGGCCACCCGCGCGAACGCCTGGTCCCACGTCGCCGGGCTGACCGTGGGGCAGGACCTCTCCGAGCGGCGACTGCAGTTGACCGGCCCCGCGCCGCAGTTCTCACTCGGCAAGTCCTACCCGGGCTTCGCCCCCACCGGTCCCGAGCTGGTCACGCTCGACGAGTTCGCCGACCCCGACGACCTGGAACTGGGCTGCATGCTTGAGGGCGGTGAGGTGCTGCAGAAGAGCCGCACCTCGAACATGATCTTCGATGTGCCGGAGCTGATCGTCCGGCTGTCGGCGGTCTGCCCGCTGCTGCCCGGGGACCTGGTCTTCACCGGTACCCCCGCCGGTGTCGGCGGTGCCCGCACCCCGCAGAAGTTCCTGGCCCCCGGCGACATCCTGATCACCTGGGTCGAAGGGGTCGGCACTCTGCGCAACCCGATGCGGGGCAGCTGAGCCGCAGCGCCCTTCCTCGCGAGAAGAAGTCCGTCAAGAGAGAACGTCCGTCTGAAGAAAGGTGGCAATGATGCCACTGCACCGCCTGACCCAGATCGTCATGGGTGTGCCGAACGTCGAACAGACCGCCGCCTACTACCGGGACTTCGGCCTGACGCCGAGCAGCGGCCCCCTGGACGCCGCCGCGCCGCGGCACGGCGGGCACAGCTTCTCCACCGTCGACGGCGGGGAGCAGCTGCGGATCGTCCGCACCCCCCGCCGTCGGCTGGTCGAGCTCGGTGTCGGTGCCGACGACCCGGACGACCTGGACCGGGTCGCGGTGTCCTTGGCGAAGCTCGGCGTCCAGGTGGAGCGGACCGCCACCGGCGTGTCCGCCGTCGACCCCGGCACCGAACTGCTGGTCCGGGTCGAGCTCTCCCCCCGCTGCGAGCAGCGGCCCACGCCGCCGCCGCCCTACAACGCGCCGGGCATCGCCGCCCGGGTGCAGGAACGCGCGCCCGGCATCCTGCGCGAGGGGCCGGTCCGCCCCCGCAAGCTGGGGCACGTCGTGCTCGGCTCCACCGACCAGGAGTTCTCGCAGCGGTTCTTCCAGCAGGGCGTCGGGCTCAAGGTCAGTGACACCGTGCCGGGCCTGGCCGCGTTCATGCGCTGCTCCAGCGACCACCACAACGTGCTGGTGCAGCAGGCGCCGGTGGCGTTCCTGCACCACACCTCCTGGCAGGTGGACGACGTCGACGAGGTCGGCCGCGGGGCCACCACCATGCTGGAGGCCGACCCCGCCCGGCATGTCTGGGGCCTGGGACGGCACTTCCTCGGCTCCAACTTCTTCTGGTACCTCAAGGACCCGGCCGGCACCTTCTCCGAGTACTACTCCGACCTGGACTGCATCGTCGAGGACGCGCTGTGGAAGCCGGGTGAGTGGGAGGGAGCGAAGGCACTGTGGGCGTGGGGGCCGCCCCCGCCGCCGTCCTTCCTCGCCCCTGAGGACCTCGCGGAGCTGATGACCGGGGCCCACGCCGGCCCGGCGAAGTAGGAGCCGGTGATGACACCTCACGACGACCGCCCCACGGACTGCGACGTCCTGGTGATCGGGGCCGGGCCGGTCGGCCTGGCCTGCGCCCTCCTGCTGGCGCGGGACGGGTGGACGGTGACCGTCCTGGAACGGTGGCCCTCGCCCTATCCCCGGCCCCGGGCGGTGCACTTCGACGACGAGGTCGGCCGCCTGCTGGCCGGTGCCGGGCTCGGCGACCGGCTCGCCGAGCTCACCGAGGCCGGTGACACCTACGAGTGGCGCAACGCCGACGGTGCCACGCTGCTGCGGTTCGACTGGTCCGGGCTCGGCCCCTCCGGCTGGCCCACGGCGTCGATGATGCACCAGCCGGACCTGGAGCGGGCCCTGGTGGAGACCGCCGAAGCCGATCCGGCGATCATGGTGATGCGTGGACACGAGGCCGTCGAACTCGTCCAGCACGCCGACTCGGTGACGGTCACCACGCGCGACGGCCTCGGCGACGAGCACCGCTTCACCGCCCCCTGGGTCGTCGGCTGCGACGGGGCCAACAGCTTCGTGCGCACCCGCATGCCCACCGAGATGCTGGACCTGGGCTTCTTCTACGACTGGCTGATCGTCGACGTGCGCACGCAGCAGGACCGCGTCTGGAGCCCCGCCAACCTCCAGATCTGCGACCCGGCCAGGCCCACCACCGTCGTGTCCGGCGGCCCCGGGCGCAGGCGCTGGGAGTTCATGCGGATGCCCGGCGAGAGCGTGGAGGAACTCAACACCGAGGCCACCGCCTGGAAGCTGCTGGCGCCCTGGGACCTCACGCCCGACAACTGCACGCTGGAACGGCACGCCGTCTACACCTTCCAGGCCCAGTGGGCGGACGTCTGGCGCGCGGGCCGGCTGCTGCTGGCCGGGGACGCCGCGCACCTGATGCCGCCCTTCGCCGGGCAGGGCATGTGCTCGGGCATCCGCGACGCGGCCAACCTGGCCTGGAAGCTCGGCCTCGTCCTGCGCGGTGCGGCCGACCCGGCGGTGCTGGACACCTACGGCAGTGAACGCAGCGCACACGTCCAGCACGCGATCGGCATGTCCGTCGAACTCGGCAAGGTCATCTGCGTCACTGACCCCGCCGCCGCGACCGGGCGGGACAGCGCGATGATCGCGCTGGGGGCGGACCCGGAGCGCATCCTGCCCCCGCTGCCCCCGCCGACCCTCAGCAACGGCGTCATCTCGGGCGGCCCGGCCGACCCCTCGGCCGGTCAGCTCAGTACGCAGCCGCGGGTCCGCCATCGCGGCCGTACCGGGCTGCTGGACGAGGTGGTGGGCCACGGCTTCGTGCTGGCCGCCACCACCGACCCCCGCACCGTCCTGACGACCGAGCAACTCGCCTTCCTGGAAAGGATCGGCGCCCACCTGCTGCACCTGGCACCGGTGGACGTCGAAGCCGATCCGCAGGTCGCCGGGTACGACGTCGACGAGGTCCTGCTGCCGCACCTCCGGGAGGCCGGGCACGCGGGCCTGCTGATCCGCCCCGACCACTACATCTTCGGCACGGCCCGCACCCCTGAGGAGTTGTCGGCGCTGGTCGACGAGCTCCGGCAGCAGCTCACCGCAACCCCGGCTCCCTCGGCTCCCGCGACTCCGGCGGGTGACGCATGACCGCGGCACCGATCTGGACGCCCGACCCGGCCGCCGTGGCCCGCTCACGGATCGCCCGCTTCACCGAGTTCGTCGCGGCCAGGACCGGCACGTCCCACCCCGACTACCCATCGTTGTGGCAGTGGTCGGTGCGGGACCTGGACGGGTTCTGGGCGGCGGTGTGGGAGTTCTTCGACCTCCGCTCCAGCGCGCCGTACGACAGCGTCCTCGACGACGCGCCCATGCCGGGCACCCGCTGGTTTCCCGGCGCACGGCTCAACTACGCCGAACACGCGCTGCGCGCCCGGGGTCGGGAGACCGCGCTCGTCTCGGTCGCCGAGGACGGAACCACCACCCGTACCAGCCGGGACGAACTGCGGCGCCAGGTCGGCTCGCTGGCGGCCTGGCTGCGCCGCAACGGCGTCACCGCGGGGGACAGGGTCGTTGGCTACCTGCCCAACACCGTGCACGCGGCCGTCGCCTTCCTGGCCGCCGCCAGCATCGGGGCCGTCTGGTCCGCCTGCGGCCAGGACTACGGTGCCCCCGGCGCGGCCGCCCGCTTCGCCCAACTGGAGCCCGTCATCCTGTTCGCGGCCGACGGCTACCGGTGGAACGGCACGGCACACGACCGCCGCACCGAGGCGGATGAACTCCGTGACGCGCTGCCCAGCGTGCGGCACACCGTGCGCGTGCCCTGCCTCGGACTGCTGACGACCGACGACCCGTGCTCGTCCGACTGGGCCGAGGTGACCGGCGGTACCGAGGAGCCCGTCTTCGAGCAACTGCCGTTCGACGCCCCGCTGTGGGTGCTGTTCTCGTCCGGGACGACGGGCACGCCGAAGGGGATCGTGCACGGGCACGGCGGCGTGCTGCTGGACCACCACCGGCTGCTGGGTCTGCACCTGGACCTGAATCCCGGCGACCGGTTCCTCTGGTACACGACCACGAACTGGATGATGTGGAACCTGGTGGTCTCCGGCCTGCTGGTCGGCGCCGTCCCGGTGCTCTACGACGGCAGCCCCAACCACCCGGGCCCGCAACGGCTGTGGGAACTGGCGGCGGAACACCGGACGCCGGTCCTGGGCGTGAGCCCCGGCTACCTCCAGGGCTCGGCCAAGGCCGGACTCGAACCCGGGCGCGACCTCGACCTCTCCGCCCTGCGGGTGCTCGGCTCCACCGGCGCGCCGCTGGCCGCCCAGCCCTACCACTGGGTCCGGGAACACGTCGGGGAGCGGGTGCAGGTCGCCTCGCTCAGCGGGGGCACCGACATCGTCAGCGGATTCGCGGGCAGCGCCCCCACCACCCCGGTCTGGGCCGGAGAGATCTCCGCCCCGCTCCTCGGCGTCGCGCTGGAAGCCCGGGGCGCGCACGGCCACCCGGTCACCGACGAGGTGGGCGAACTGGTGGTGACCCGACCGCTGCCGTCGATGCCCCTGTACTTCTGGAACGATCCCGACGGCTCGCGCTACCACGACGCCTACTTCGACGCCTGGCCCGGCGTCTGGCGCCACGGCGACTGGATGACCCGCACCGCACACGGCAGTGTCGTCGTCTCCGGCCGTTCCGACTCCACCCTCAACCGGCAGGGAGTCCGCCTCGGCAGCGCCGACGTCTACGCGGTGGTCGACGGGCTGCCCGGGATCAGGGAGAGCCTGGTCATCGGCGCCGAACTGGCCGACGGCGGGTACTGGATGCCGCTGTTCGTGGTGATGGAACCCGGCCACGAGCTCACCGACGCCCTGCGCGCCCTGATCACTACCAGCATCCGCACCCAGGCATCGCCCCGCCACGTCCCCGACACGATCCTGGCCGTCCCCGCCGTGCCCCACACCAGGACCGGAAAGAAGCTGGAGGTACCGGTCAAGCGCCTCCTCCAGGGCGCGTCGATCAGTGACGTGGTCAGCCGCGAGGCGGTCGCCGACTTCGACGCCCTCGCCTACTT includes these proteins:
- a CDS encoding GntR family transcriptional regulator, which translates into the protein MAGEKATRAGAVHAQIREEIFHGELDPGQRLRLVELAERFGVSQSVIREALTRLSEQGLVTAAPQQGFSVIALSLKHLNELTEARTEIESMVLRRSVERGDIQWESSAVAAHHHLASTPAILPDGHVSGDWFAVHERFHQALLEGCGNDRLLAVATNLRDAAAIYRRWSRPVGHDYERNVAREHQELLDVVLSRDAAAAAELLAQHIDRTSASLRAVIHATAT
- a CDS encoding VOC family protein; amino-acid sequence: MPLHRLTQIVMGVPNVEQTAAYYRDFGLTPSSGPLDAAAPRHGGHSFSTVDGGEQLRIVRTPRRRLVELGVGADDPDDLDRVAVSLAKLGVQVERTATGVSAVDPGTELLVRVELSPRCEQRPTPPPPYNAPGIAARVQERAPGILREGPVRPRKLGHVVLGSTDQEFSQRFFQQGVGLKVSDTVPGLAAFMRCSSDHHNVLVQQAPVAFLHHTSWQVDDVDEVGRGATTMLEADPARHVWGLGRHFLGSNFFWYLKDPAGTFSEYYSDLDCIVEDALWKPGEWEGAKALWAWGPPPPPSFLAPEDLAELMTGAHAGPAK
- a CDS encoding bifunctional 3-(3-hydroxy-phenyl)propionate/3-hydroxycinnamic acid hydroxylase, yielding MTPHDDRPTDCDVLVIGAGPVGLACALLLARDGWTVTVLERWPSPYPRPRAVHFDDEVGRLLAGAGLGDRLAELTEAGDTYEWRNADGATLLRFDWSGLGPSGWPTASMMHQPDLERALVETAEADPAIMVMRGHEAVELVQHADSVTVTTRDGLGDEHRFTAPWVVGCDGANSFVRTRMPTEMLDLGFFYDWLIVDVRTQQDRVWSPANLQICDPARPTTVVSGGPGRRRWEFMRMPGESVEELNTEATAWKLLAPWDLTPDNCTLERHAVYTFQAQWADVWRAGRLLLAGDAAHLMPPFAGQGMCSGIRDAANLAWKLGLVLRGAADPAVLDTYGSERSAHVQHAIGMSVELGKVICVTDPAAATGRDSAMIALGADPERILPPLPPPTLSNGVISGGPADPSAGQLSTQPRVRHRGRTGLLDEVVGHGFVLAATTDPRTVLTTEQLAFLERIGAHLLHLAPVDVEADPQVAGYDVDEVLLPHLREAGHAGLLIRPDHYIFGTARTPEELSALVDELRQQLTATPAPSAPATPAGDA
- a CDS encoding acetoacetate--CoA ligase gives rise to the protein MTAAPIWTPDPAAVARSRIARFTEFVAARTGTSHPDYPSLWQWSVRDLDGFWAAVWEFFDLRSSAPYDSVLDDAPMPGTRWFPGARLNYAEHALRARGRETALVSVAEDGTTTRTSRDELRRQVGSLAAWLRRNGVTAGDRVVGYLPNTVHAAVAFLAAASIGAVWSACGQDYGAPGAAARFAQLEPVILFAADGYRWNGTAHDRRTEADELRDALPSVRHTVRVPCLGLLTTDDPCSSDWAEVTGGTEEPVFEQLPFDAPLWVLFSSGTTGTPKGIVHGHGGVLLDHHRLLGLHLDLNPGDRFLWYTTTNWMMWNLVVSGLLVGAVPVLYDGSPNHPGPQRLWELAAEHRTPVLGVSPGYLQGSAKAGLEPGRDLDLSALRVLGSTGAPLAAQPYHWVREHVGERVQVASLSGGTDIVSGFAGSAPTTPVWAGEISAPLLGVALEARGAHGHPVTDEVGELVVTRPLPSMPLYFWNDPDGSRYHDAYFDAWPGVWRHGDWMTRTAHGSVVVSGRSDSTLNRQGVRLGSADVYAVVDGLPGIRESLVIGAELADGGYWMPLFVVMEPGHELTDALRALITTSIRTQASPRHVPDTILAVPAVPHTRTGKKLEVPVKRLLQGASISDVVSREAVADFDALAYFSRFAHRATSVSSN
- a CDS encoding fumarylacetoacetate hydrolase family protein yields the protein MRVANIDGRLALGRADGYLDVAGASGGRFGPDPQAAFADWDAFARWAQEYLAAAPDDPATSLDPGAGAVRGAPVPRPAQVFAIGLNYRDHVAEAGLQIPEEPAVFTKFPTSLTGHGQSVTLPEGLVDWEAELVLVIGRHCHRATRANAWSHVAGLTVGQDLSERRLQLTGPAPQFSLGKSYPGFAPTGPELVTLDEFADPDDLELGCMLEGGEVLQKSRTSNMIFDVPELIVRLSAVCPLLPGDLVFTGTPAGVGGARTPQKFLAPGDILITWVEGVGTLRNPMRGS